One window of Triticum dicoccoides isolate Atlit2015 ecotype Zavitan chromosome 5A, WEW_v2.0, whole genome shotgun sequence genomic DNA carries:
- the LOC119301017 gene encoding monothiol glutaredoxin-S12, chloroplastic-like — MTFPMATSTASTAAAASIRLLPVPATPSSRTLRFPPILRRAPRALLSVSALSKLSEASPVPIPQEPTQTLPGEDALPPRPGVYGVFDPAGDLQFLGISRNVRASIEGHRRKVPADLCASVKVAIPDEETPDKSVLTNAWKSWMEEYIAATGKAPPGNVAGNHTWIGPPQRPADLRLTPGRHVQLTVPLEQLIDRLVKENKVVAFIKGSRSAPQCGFSQRVVGILEAHGVDFASVDILDEEHNHGLRETLKTYSNWPTFPQVFVGGELVGGCDIISSMAEKGELAALFQK; from the exons ATGACTTTCCCCATGGCCACCTCCACCGCCTCCACGGCCGCCGCCGCTTCCATCCGCCTTCTCCCGGtgccagccaccccatcctcccgcACTCTCCGCTTCCCGCCCATCCTCCGCCGCGCGCCCCGCGCCCTCTTGTCCGTCTCCGCTCTCAGCAAGCTCTCCGAGGCGTCCCCCGTCCCCATCCCGCAGGAGCCCACCCAGACTTTGCCCGGCGAGGACGCGCTTCCCCCTAGGCCCGGGGTCTACGGCGTCTTCGACCCCGCCGGGGACCTGCAGTTTCTCGGGATCTCGCGCAACGTCAGGGCCAGCATCGAGGGGCACCGCAGAAAGGTGCCCGCTGACCTCTGCGCCTCCGTCAAG GTTGCAATACCAGACGAGGAAACGCCAGATAAAAGTGTCCTAACTAATGCCTGGAAATCATGGATGGAAGAATACATAGCAGCCACCGGCAAGGCGCCACCAGGGAACGTTGCCGGGAACCACACCTGGATCGGTCCTCCACAGAGACCTGCAGACCTGCGTTTGACTCCTGGTCGCCATGTGCAGCTAACTGTGCCGCTTGAACAGTTGATTGATCGGTTAGTGAAGGAGAATAAAGTGGTTGCCTTCATCAAAGGATCAAGAAGCGCTCCCCAGTGTGGGTTCTCACAAAGAGTGGTGGGGATCCTGGAGGCACATGGAGtggactttgcatccgtagatattCTTGACGAGGAGCACAACCATGGGTTGAGAGAGACCCTCAAGACCTACAGCAACTGGCCAACCTTCCCACAAGTTTTTGTTGGAGGAGAACTTGTGGGCGGATGTGATATTATTTCATCCATGGCTGAAAAGGGGGAGCTTGCTGCTCTATTTCAGAAATAG